Within bacterium (Candidatus Blackallbacteria) CG13_big_fil_rev_8_21_14_2_50_49_14, the genomic segment AAGTTGAAGGTGTGGCCTGGGGAAGCGGCTGATTATTGGAAGGCGGAATATATACATCCGGAACCTGTTCACAACGGCGGTAAATCCGAGGGGTGCCCTCTCCAGTAAAGGTTCTTGAGATCTGGTTCAAATCTTCACTGATGCCCCCCACAGAAAAAACAGTTCCCTTGGGAAAAAAGGGTTTGTTTTCATCCAGATTGACTTCTTCAAAAGTATAATCTTTAACCCGCAATTTGGTACGACTGGCATTGATTTCAAACACAAACGCATTGGGTTCAACTTTGACCAATTGAAAGCGAGAACCCAGAGGCGTTCCACTGTTTTGGCCATAGACTTCGCGCCAACAGCCAGAGATATCGACTGAGTCTGGCACAGGGGGTGTAGCCGTCGCTGAAGCAGAAGGCTGAGGCGCCTGAACGGGCGTTGACTCACCTTCAGCCTCACAACCCAGCAGCAAAACTAAACAGACGAGGAGGAGCCGAAAAGACTCAGGTCGTCCATTCATCCACGGGTCCTTTGATCTCCCTTTTCCAGAAGCAGGTGGTCAGACCTGTCTGATTGGGCACAGCTTGGAGCATTTCCCAGCCATTTTTACCGAGTTTTTCAAAACTTTCAAGTGCTTCAGCATTCTTGGGTTTTTTGGCATCAAAAGGAGGGTTCAGCATAAACTGAACCTGAGTCACTTTATATTCCCATTTTGGCATGCATCTTACCTCTTCGATTTTCTGGAAATACGGAAACTGACGCGTTCATTATACAATATGGAACGCGTCAGAAAGCAGTTCGCTTTATTTAACAGCCAACAATTCAACTTCAAAAATCAGGGTGGAGTTGGGGGGGATAACGCCCATATCGCGTTGACCATAGCCCATTTCAGGGGGAATGGTCAATTTGCGAACGCCGCCTTCTTTCATTCCTGCAAAGCCTTGATCCCAGCCCTTGATCACCTGACCAGCACCCAATTGAAACTCAAAGGGTTGGTTGCGATCTTTGGAGCTGTCAAATTTGGTGCCATTGGTCAACCAGCCGGTATAGTGCACAGAAATCATCTGGCCTTTGGTGGGCTCTTTGCCCGTGCCGACTTTGATATCTTCCATTTTAAAAGCAGGTGCTGTGGTTTCTTGATTCATAGAATTTCCTTGTGAGGCATCATTTTTTGTAGAACAACTGGCACCCCCCAGCAAAAAATAACTGAGAAAAAGTGCGCTAAGCGAAAACGAATTCAGACGTTTGGTCATGAAAGACTCCTGATGGGTTAGCTAGTAGCAATCGTTCCAGACACTCATCATACCAGGAATTGAATGCTCAGCCCAATAATTCAACCGTAGAACGTAATTTTCCAGGCTCGGTCTGGGCATAAATCAGGGTGGTATCGAGGCGGGAATGGCCCAGCAATTTTGAAATTTGTTCCAAGGGCGCGCCCTTGTCGAGCAGTTGGGTTGCAAAGGTGTGGCGCAGCTTGTGGGGACTGTAATTGCCCAAACCCGCTGATTTTAACTGGGCTTTGACAATCTGGCGCATGGCCCCGTAGCAGATCCGATCGCCCCGGTGGTTTTTACCCATGCTGACAAACAAAGCCTCTGATTTGAGATAGTCTAAAGACTCTCTGACACTTACCCATTCTTCAAGGGTATAAATCAGCTTCTGCGAGATCGGAATCAGGCGTTCTTTGTCGCCTTTTCCCAATACCCGCAATTGACGGGTCTCCCAAAGAATATGCTCCATATCCAATTGTTGAATTTCACCAATGCGCATGCCTGTATAAAAGAGCATTTTCACAATCGTCATATTGCGGATTTCTTCTGGGCCCTCATAGCTCAAGGTATCCAGCAGTTTGCGCACGTCTTTTTCACTCAGGTATTTGGGCAAACGGCGCGGCAAACCGGGGGCAGAGAGATTGCCAGCGGGATCTTCTTTGATATAGCCATGGCGCTCGGCATGGTCATAAAAACGTTTCAGGGCGATCAACCTGCGTCTGACGGTGGTGGCTTTCAGCTCTTCAAGGGTGGCCATATAGTGAAAGAGTTCTTTTTCACGGGCCTGAATCAGTGGCTTTTGCAGAAAATCTTCGACCAACCGAAGATCGGATTCATAGGCCGTCAGGGTATGTTTGCTCAAACGCCTTTGTTTGAGTAAATTCAAAAAATCCTGAATTTCAAAGAGATCGCTTTCAGAGGGTGACATGGGCAGCTTATTCTCCTGGCAACTGATAAGGATGAGATTCGGGTTGGAATTCTGGAAAAGCGTAGACAATCACGCCATCTTCACGCAGTACCATCTGGGCGATTTGCTGGGTCACCAGATCCTCCAGCAAGACTTTGCTCTGCGGCAGGCTCAATTGGGTTTCAGCCGCCACTTCCAAAAGGGTGAGGGTGCCCTGGCTCTGTTTGGCCAGGCGCAAAACACTGCGAATCTGTTCATTTTCACTCAGCACAGGGTCTTCAGGGTGCGGCTGGGCAAATCCCCAGCGGGCCAGCAATCCCCCAGAAGTCAAAGTACCCAGAAAGAAGATCAACAAGGCCCAAACCACACCCATGCTTGCTTTGTAATTATGTCCGCCCAGAATATCGCCAATGGCCATCACGACAAACATCAGGCTAAAAAGAGCCACTACAACCCCCAAGGCTCCCAAAGCACGTCGCACCAATTTATTGAAACTCGCCATAAAAATTCTACCTCTGTTACGAATTATTGTACATGAAAGTCGCCTCTTACTGTTGTGATCGAAGAACGGCAAGGGCCCAAATCGCTTTTTGGCTTGACAGCGAAGTGTGTCAATGGGTACTTTAGGGCAGAGGCAAACCACAAGAATGAGAACAAGGCAAAGGCAGACCATGAAAATATATACGCGAACAGGCGATACAGGTGAAACCGGTCTGTGGGGCGGGCGCAGGGTTTCCAAGCATGACTTGCGGATTCAGGCCTACGGCAGTGTCGATGAGTGCAATGCCCTTCTCGGTCTGGCAATTTGTGAGGCCCCAGAAAGTCTGAAGCCCCTGCTGATTGACTTACAGAATCAGCTCTTTGTACTGGGAGCCGATTTGGCAAGCCCTGAAGCTTCTGAACATATTCCCCGTATCCAGGCCGAGCAGGTAAGTGCCTTGGAAAAGGCCATTGACGCCGCAGAAGCAGATTTGCCGCCGCTCACGCAGTTTATTTTGCCTGGGGGCTCAAAAGCTGCTGCTGGGTTGCATTTGGCCCGAACTGTAGCGCGCAGAGCCGAACGCGAAGTTGTGGCATTGATGCAGGCCGAGGCCATCAATCCCCACGCCCTGACCTGGCTCAACCGACTCTCGGATTTACTCTTTGTAATGGCGCGAAGTGCCAACCACTTAGCGCAGATCAGCGATATTCCCTGGCAGAAACCCTAAGCGTCTCAAGATTTCGCTGAGAAATGAGTTGCTCCTACCGGCCTCTTAAAACTCGTAGCGCAGACTGAGGCCCAAAACATCTTTGAGATAACTTCTGCTGATGGCGTAATCATCGGGGGTGATATTGGAGACATTGGTGGTGCGGGTATAACGGCCCTGAAGTTTGAGCTCTCGTGATATCGGCCAATCAAACTGCGCGTAAAAATTGAGACGCTGATCCTGCCTGAATTTCTCGATATTGCCAGCCGTCAGCGCCTGAGGTGGGAGTTGAAGCCCCGTCAGAGGATTCAATCGAATCACGTATTGCTGAACCTGTTCAGGCTGGGTATAGTCGATCATGTCAAAACGACTGCCCACTTCAAACTGAATCGGCCCCACAGGAAAGCCAAAGCCCAGGCCCAGTTGATGCGAAACACGGGAATTGGCGAAGCGAAAATCGACTTGAAAGAGCGTGGTTCCCTGCTCAATTTCACGCCTTTGAATCTGATCACGGGCATAGACCTGAAACCAATCGTAGCTGAAACGCAACCAAGTCTGGCTATTCCAGAGATAAATAAATTGCTCAAAGCCAATTTGATGATTCAAATTGTCTCTTTCACTGTATTGGGGATAAAGTTCACCCCCCAGGGCAAGATTGGCACGGGTCACCAATCGTTCAGTCAGATACCAAGTCAGACTGGGACGGAAATAGGCATCCCACAGAAAGGGGTCTTTGCCCAGCCATTCAAAATCGCCTTGGGTATTCAGGCTCAGTTCGAGTTGGTCGGAAAGGGCAAAGCGATTGCTGAGCGAGAGACTGTTGAGGATCAAGCTGAAATCGGTGCTGCTCAAGCCTTGACTGGTCTGACTTGAGAAGCCCAGATACTGCTGGGTATAGAGGTTGTATTTCAATCCCAATTCAGGAAACCATTGGTAACCTGTCGCCAGATTAAAAATCAGCGAGCCATCGGATAAATTCAGATTGCTGCCCTCGGGCAAGCTGGTATTGTTGTCGCGGGGCCCCCCAAAGTTGACGTTTGAATCGGTGGTAAAACCCAAATTCAGGCTGCCATAAAAGGGTCTTTGAGGTTGATCCTTGCCCAGTTTTTCAATCACCTCAAGGGTTAACTGGGCTCTTTGTGCCAATTCTGTGCCCGGTTCTAACCGGATCACTTCCTGAAAATGGAAGCGGGCAAGATCATAGTTTTGGGTTTGAATCTGACTGGCGCCTAAATAATAGTGAAGCTCGCCCGAATTAGGCAAAAAACGCAGGGCTTCTGTCAAATATTGACTGGCTTCACTGAAACGCCCCTCTTGATAGGCTTTCATTCCCTCCTGGTAGACACCACTCTGGTCCCGAAGGGTCAGCATCAGCTGGTTTTCTGCCAAACCAATCAACTCAGAATTGCTTCTGGGATCGGCTATCACCCGGTTTAAATATTCCTGGGCATTTTCAAGATTGCGGGTATAGTAATAGCTCATGCCCAAAGAAAAGAGCAGGGTGGGCGGAATTTCTAGGCTTCTCTGTAGCGAGGATTCAAAGGCATCAAGTGCCAAGGCATAGAGTTTGAGATTATAATAGGCCAAACCCAATTGATAGTAATAATTGGCAAAAGCTGAGCGCTCTGTGCTCTCAGACTCTTTTGAAATCAGTTCTAATAAAAGCGGAATTGCGCTTTCATAATCCTCTTTTTGCAGGAGGGCCTGAATCTCTTGATTCTGTTGAAGCCACTCAGCCCCCTGAGACAACTCTGGGGAAACTGGCTGCTGTGCCTGGGCCTTGAAGCCCAGACACAATCCCAGCACGAGTCCTGTTGCAAGAACAGTCCAAGCCCTCTGCATGGTCATGAAAAATCAGGAGGAACTGACTTGGGCCAGTAAATCAATGAAATGGTCTAAATCTGCAGGTCGATTCATTTCAGTGACAGTAACCAAAAAATGATTTTCCAGTTCTGGATACCAGGTTTGGAGACGAAGCCCAGGCAAAACGTGTGCTTTTTTCAGACGGGCAAACAGAGTTTCAATTGGCTCCGTCGATTTGACTACAAATTCATGGAAAAAGGGGCCAGAATTCACCACTTCAAAGCCAGGGAGTTCTGCGATGCGTTTCGCCAAGTGGTGCGCCTGTTTCAAACAGAGCGAAGCCAGTTCCTGCAAACCTGCTTTGCCCAATAGGCTCAACCAAACGGTAGCAGCCAATGCCATTAAGCCTTGATTGGTACAGATATTGCTGGTTGCACGCTCACGGCGGATATGCTGTTCACGGGTCTGCAAGACCAAGGTAAAAGCACGTTTTCCTGCCTGATCTTGGGCCAAACCACACAGGCGACCCGGCATTTGCCGCAGATGCGCTTCTCTGGCTGTCAGGAAGCCCAAATAGGGCCCGCCCAAACTCAAAGTATTGCCAAAGGACTGGGCTTCGCCACAGACAATGTCGGCCCCCAAATTTCCGGGTGCTTCCAATACGCCTAAAACCGTGGGATCTGCCATGACCACGATCAAGAGACCTTTGCGCTGGTGAACCCAATTCGCGAGGGCTTGAAGATTTTCAAGCTCCCCAAAGAAATTGGGGTATTGCACCACCAGGGCAGCCGGTTCAGTTTCTGATTGAAACGACTCACTTTGGGTCTGAAAACCTTGCAGAGCAGAGGTTTCAAGCGTTAGGCCTGTCGCATCGGCGTAGGTTTTTAATACTTCACGGTACTCGGGGTGCAAGGCAGCCGAAACCAGGATATGGTTACGACGGGTCAGGCGGTGGGCCATCATCATGGCCTCTGCGGTCGCTGTTGCCCCTTCATAGGAAGAGGCATTGGCAATCTCCATGCCCGTCAGGGTACAGAGCAAAGATTGAAATTCATAAATCACCTGCAGGGTTCCCTGGCTGACTTCTGCCTGATAAGGCGTATAGGCTGTCAGAAATTCTGAGCGTGAAACCAAGGTGTCTAAAGCCGCTGGAATAAAATGATGATAAGCTCCCCCGCCCAGAAAACTGATTTGAACAGGCTGATTCTGTTTTTGCAGGGTTTCAAGTTCCTGAAGAAGCTCCAATTCACTCAGAGCAGGAGGCAGTTTTAAATCAAACTGCTGCAGGCTTTCGGGAATACTGCTGAACAGTTCAGCCTGGGTCGTAAAGCCCAGGCTTTCCAGCATGGCTGTGCGCTCATCTGCGGTATGTGCCAGATAGCTGTGCTGACTCATGAAAGACCGTCCAGATATTCCTGATAAGCCGCCTGATCCATGCACTGGCTCACTTCATCGGGTTGGGAAAGCTCAATTTTTAGCATCCAACCCAGTTTCAAGGAATCGTCATTTACCAATTCAGGTTGCGCATCCAGCTCTGAATTGATGGCCACCACTTTGCCACTGACGGGCGCGTAGAGTTCAGAAACCGTTTTTACAGATTCAATTTCGCCAAAGCTCTCGCCTTTGCTCAGTTCGCGGCCCACTTCAGGCAATTGTACGAAGGTGATTTCTCCCAATTGATCGACTGCATACTCTGTAATCGATACGGTGGCTGTCTGGCCCTCAAGACTGAAACACTCGTGTGAAGTCGTGTAATAATATTGGTTTTCACTCATGGAATTCTGTTGGGTCTCCTGTAAAAAGGTAATTTTATCGGTTCAATGGGCATCCGTTGGCCCCGAATATCTATTTCAATCGCCTGAATTTCTTCAGCAGTCAGGGCTTCAATTAAAGCCAGACCAATCGGTTCGTTTAAGCTGGGAGAAAGGGTGCCACTGGTCACCAAACCAATCTGTCGCTCTCCCAGCCACAGGGTATAGCCCTGACGAGGTGCACGGCGCGTGCCCGTCAAGCGAAAACCCAATCTTTTTTTGCGCAAGCCCTGGTCCTTTTGAACCTGCAAAGCACTTTTGCCAATAAATGCCTGGGGTTTATCGAGCTTGACGCTCCAAGCCAAGCCTGCTTCTAAAGGCGAAGTTTGCAGATCCAATTCATGGCCGTAAAGGGGCATGGCTGATTCCAGCCGCAGGGTGTCACGCGCCCCCAGCCCACAGGGACGGATACCCGCCCCCTGCCCAGCCTGAAGCAGCAGCTCCCAAACCTGACGGGCTTTTTCGGGTGCAACAAAGATCTCAAATCCGTCTTCACCGGTATAGCCTGTACGCGCCAAAAGCAGGGGAAAACCCAAGGCATCTGTGGGGCTGAGATGATAGTTTCCAATCGTGCTTAAATCCTGATTCAGCACCTGGCTCAAAACCTGGGCAGCCATGGGGCCTTGCAATGCCAAAATACAGGTTTGCGCGGAAAGGTCTTCAAACACAACCCCCTGTTCAGGCAAATGGGAAGTCATCCAATCCCAATCCTGCTCCCGGTTGGAGGCATTGACCACCAATTGAAAAACCGTCTCATCCAGGCGGTAAATCAGCAGATCATCCAGTGTTCCCCCCTGTTGATTGCAAAGCTGGGTATAGAGTGCTTTGCCAGGCACCAAGGCACTGACCCGGTTGGGAACCAGGCTTTCCAGCCATTCCAGGGCCTCCGGGCCAGAAGCCCGGAAAGTGCCCATATGCGAAACATCAAAAATTCCCAATCTTTGGCGAACCGCTTGATGCTCTTCAGAAATTGAACTGTACTGAACCGGCATATCCCAGCCGCCAAAATCTACCATGCGGGCCCCCAGTTCACAATGAACCGGGTGCAAAGCCGTTTTTTTCAATTCAGTCATTTTCGCTCAAACCCCATACCAGCCGGTAATCGGAGAGGCTTCATTCAATTCCACATAGACGTTTTTGGTTTCGGTATACATATCCAGTGCGCCATAGCCCAATTCACGCCCAAAACCGCTCTGTTTATAGCCCCCAAAGGGTGCTTCAATCGGCAGAATATTGTAGGTATTGATCCAGACATAGCCGGCTTGAATCATGCGGGCAAAATTATGGGCGCGGCGCACGTTTTCGGTCCAGATTGCAGAAACCAGTCCATAGGGAATTTCATTGACCAGACGGGCAGCTTCAGCGTCATCCTTGAAACGAATCACTGAAAGCACTGGGCCAAAAATCTCTTCTTGGGCAATCCGCATATTATTGTCAACATCTGTGAAGACCGTGGGTTGTACAAAGAAACCCTTTTTCTCAGCTTGTAAATCCTGGCCACCAAAGGCCAGTTTTGCGCCTTCAGATTTGCCAATTTCGATATAGTCTTTGACTTTATCAAATTGCTCCTGAGAGACCAATGCCCCAATTTGGGTGGTGTTTTGGGTGGGATCGCCGACACGCAGTTGCGCCAGTTTGGCCACCAGTTTTTCAACAAAGCTATCGTAGATTGAATCTTGTACAAACAGGCGGGAACCCGCTGTGCAGATTTGACCTTGATTAAAATAGATCGCAAAAAGCGCGCCATTGACGGCCTGTTCAAGATTGGCGTCTTCAAAAACCACATTGGGAGATTTTCCGCCCAGTTCAAGCGAAACCCGTTTCAGGCTGCCAGCGGCATTGATCATAACTTTTCGGCCCACTTCAGTAGAACCTGTAAAGGCAATTTTATCGACCCCAGGATGCTTGACCAGGGCTTCACCGGTGGAGCCGTCTCCCGTAATCACATTGACCACACCATCGGGCACACCCGCCTGCTTGAAAAGTTCAGCCAGACGCAGAGCGGTTAAGGGGGTCTGTTCAGCCGGTTTCAAAACGATGGTATTGCCAGCTGCCAAGGCGGGAGCCATTTTCCAGGCCGCCATCATGATTGGAAAATTCCAGGGAATAATCTGCCCGCAGACGCCCACCGGCTCTTTCAGGGTATAGGTCAAGGCACCCGGTACAGGAATCGCCTGCCCACCCAACATCCGGGCTGCAGCTGCATAATAACGGAAGGTATCGATCGACATCGGCAGGTCAATAAAGGTACTTTCATTGATCGGTTTGCCATTGTTTTGGGTTTCAAGGGCAGCCAATTCAGCCAGATTTTCCTGGATTAAATCGGCAATCTTGTTGAGAATAATACTGCGTTCAGCGGCAGGTTTGTTTCTCCAGACCCCAGATTCATGGGCCTCTCGGGCAGCTTTTACGGCACGGTCCACATCTTCAGGGCCCGCTTGGGCCACCTTGGCGATCACTTCGCCGGTGGCGGGATTATAGGTTTCGAAGGTTTGCTCAGAAAGGGGAGACACTTCTTCACCTTTGATAAAAAGCTGATATTGTTGAGGGGTACTGATCGTCTGGGTCATAGGTTGGAATACCTCATTCCGTAGAGAATTGAATTTACCAGAAAGTGGAGTATAAGCAGGTCTTTCAACCGGCCTTAATCCACCCCGCAGTATAGCATATGCCTTCGCAGCAGACGCAGAGAAAAAGTGAACGCCTGCGGGGCATAAAATTGTAACCAGCCACCAGAAAAAGCCTGTCTCAGACCCTAATCCTGTGCATCAAGCGGTGGGAAGTGTAAAATACCCACAGTACTAAAAACCTGCCAAATGAGAGCAGGCTTTTCACCAAGGACTTGATCACGCTAACCATGAATATTGCATCCGCATTTAGTAGTTTATTTGCCCTGATTGAACTCGGTGGCGGGTTTACCATTCCCCTGATTCTTGCCTCTCTGCTGACAGGCGCCCTGGTGCTTGAACAGCTCTGGTTAAGTTTTCTTTCGGGCCGCCGCTTAAAAAAACTGCAATTGAATCCCACCCAGGTCAAATCAATCCGAGGCATGGACATGGTCTCGCGCATGGTGACCCATCTGCGCAGCAGCCTGCAATCCACTGAAGAAGAGCAAAAGCGCGTGCTTGACCGCGTGTATAACCGTTTTGAACGCCGTATCAATTGGCTCAATTTAATGGCCTCGATTGCTCCCCTCTTGGGTCTTTTGGGCACTGTCGCAGGCATGATTCGTATTTTTTCGACGGTCGCTGCCAGCAAGCCCAAAAACCCACTTGCCGATCTTTCTGGGGGGATTTCAGAAGCTCTTTTCGCCACAGGCGGGGGATTGGTGATCGCGATCGTTGCTGCTTTGGCCTACCACTATCTCTCCTCGCGTTTAGAGACCCACGGTGAAGCCATGGCTGAGTGGTTTACCCAAAACAGGAACAAATTGACCTGATGCCCCTGCATCTGGATTTCTGCACGCTCTTTCCTGATTTTTTCAGCGGCCCCCTTCATTCCAGCATTCTTAAACGTGCCGCTGAACAGGGAAATGCCAGCTACCATCTTCACAATATTCGCGACTGGAGCAGAGACAAACATCGCACGGTCGATGATCGCCCTTTTGGGGGCGGGCCCGGTATGGTACTCAAACCAGAACCGATCTTTGAGATGTTTGAAACCCTCCATTTGCCTGAAAATACCCCTGTGATTTTAACCACTCCCAGAGCCAGGCTCTTTCAGCAGTCAGATGCCCTGGCTCTTGCCAAATTGCCACGCGTGGTCTTTCTCTGTGGACACTATGAGGGCATTGATGAACGGGTTCAAGAAAACCTCTGTACTCATTTTTTTTCAATTGGAAGCTATGTACTCACCGGTGGCGAGCCAGCGGCCCTGGTCATGGCAGATGCGATCGTGCGCTTGATTCCAGGTGTTGTCGGCTGTTCTGATTCAATTGAACAGGATTCCTTTATGGACGATTTACTGGATTGCCCCCACTATACCCGACCCGCAAAATATCGAGACTGGACTGTGCCCGAAGTGCTTTTGAATGGCAACCATGCTGAAATTGCCAAATGGCGTCGCAGACAACAAATCATTGCCACTTGGAAATACCGACCGGATTTATTGAAACTTGAAACTTTAAAACCTGAAGAATTAAAGTTGATTCAAACCTTAGAGGAGGAATGAAAGTCATGAAACGCATGGTAAAACCCCTGTGTCTAATCGTTTTGGCCTTATCTCTCAACAGTTGTGCCGCCCAGAGAAAAGAAGCCCCTGTTCATCTCTTCGACCTGGCCAATGAAAAGGGAAGAATGGAAATGACGGCCCGTCAGTTCATTTCTGCCTATTACAGCAAAAATCAGGATCAGATTTTGAATTTAAGTGGCTATCCCTTTTATATGGACGATGGGGGAGTCTTGATCTACCCAGAAGAATGGCGGGAAGCCCTCTCAAAAATTTTCGCGCTAAAAACCACCTTGCCCTATCAGATTCAAACCCTTAAAATTCTGCAACCCGCAGATATTCCCTCTCTGAATATGCAGGTTTGGAATCGCCTGATGGAACTCAAATACCACAAGATGTTTTATGCCTTGGCAGACATTCAGATCACCACGCCCCAAGGGCTTGCCGAAGAGAAAGTCTTGCTGATCATGCACAAAGATCCAGATACCGAAATCTGGAAAATTCTTGGTTTTTTTAGTTAAACCATGTTGCTCATACCGCACACCCCCATTGGTATCAAGGGACTCGGACATTATCTTCCTGAGGAACAGGTCAGCAATCAAACCCTTTTAAATGAGCATCCACTGCCCATTGATGACGCCTGGATACGTCGCAGAATCGGAGTTGAATCCCGTCACAGAGCCGCTGCCTCACAGGCAACTTCTGATCTTGCAATTGCAGCGGCCCACAAAGCGCTTGCCTCAGCTCAAATTTCGGCAGATGAGATTGATTTGATCCTCTTGTCCACCATTTCCCCTGATCATCCCAATCCCTCAACGGCCTGTGCCGTTCAAGCTGGACTGGGAATCAGTGAAACGCTTTGCCCCAGTCTGGATATTTCTGCCGCCTGCAGTGGGTTTCTCTATGGCTTGGATCTTGCTACCCGTTACGTTTTGACGGGCGCTCGCAATGTGCTTTTAATTTCCGCAGAAATTCGCTCTCGTTTTACCGATCCCAAGGATCCTGCTACCTTTCCCATTTTTGGGGATGGGGCTGGCGCAGCGGTGATTGGGCCCGTTGAAACGGGCAAGGGGGTTAAAGGCATTCGACTTTTGGCTGATGGCAGAGGCTATTATTCTGTCCATATTCCTGCCGGGGGCAGCAGAAACCCAACCCGTCAGGAAACGCTTGAACGACGCGAACATTTTATCCGCATGGAAAACGGGGAAAAAATCTTCTTTGAAGTGGTCGAAGGCATGAGTGCCTATACCCAAGAATTTTTAAAAACCCTGAATTGTGAGCTATCGGATCTGGATTTTCTGGTTCCCCATCAAGCCAATCTGCATATTCTCAAAGAAGTTGCCCGACGTTTGACTCTGCCGCTTGAAAAAGTTTTGATGACCATTCAATCCACAGGCAATACCTCTTCAGCATCGATCCCGATCTGTCTGTCACATTATTGGGAACAGGGAATTCTCCAACCAGGACATACTGTTTGTCTGGTGGCTGCAGGCGCAGGACACACGGGCGGCTTGGCTTTGGTTCGCTTTTAAAACCACAACTTAACATTTCGCAATATTTAAACTTACACACTTGTAAAAATCAAGTAAATATTATTGCAAATTCCTGAAGCTTGAAAATATTTTGAGAAACTTTTCAAAATACGTTAATTTTATTTGAGAGGCTGATAGGAAGCCGTTTTTAGCAAACTTCGTCTTGCAAATTTCTAAATAGAACTCAGCAAAATCAGGGATTACCAAATTGTCAAAATAAAAAAGAAAAATTCCTCTGAAGAATCAGAGGAATAAGGGTGTAATCCAGATAGTAGGGTATAGATTGTTCACTATCTACCTGCAGAGCAGGCTTAAGAAATATCTTAAACTAAACATTGACAAAAAGTCAATGTTTTTTTGAGAGGGTTTATTATTTGAAGCTTTCGGGGAATAATAAATAAAGAAGTTGTCCAAGCGCAAGTTGGATGTGGGAGTAAAGTTCTAAGGGTATAGTGAATAAATGGTAGAACAATCGAACGAACTGGGTCCAAATTTACAATCAAAAATAAAAGCTTCACTTGGGCATAAAATTTCACGCCTGCGGAAAAAGCATAAGTTGTCAATGAAGGCACTCGCAGATTTAACCGGGGTATCGCCCGCCTATATCTGCAGGCTAGAATCTGGCGAACGGAATCCCTCGCGTGAATTTGTAGATCGACTTGCTGAAACATTATTTAAAGATGGCTCCCAGACTGAAAAAGATGAATTTCTGATCAGCGCTGGCTTTGCACCAGCGCAATACCGTCAAACGAATGGCAACGAAGATATCATAAGCCTGTATGAAAAAGCGTTGAATGAAAATCCCC encodes:
- a CDS encoding 3-oxoacyl-ACP synthase, with amino-acid sequence MLLIPHTPIGIKGLGHYLPEEQVSNQTLLNEHPLPIDDAWIRRRIGVESRHRAAASQATSDLAIAAAHKALASAQISADEIDLILLSTISPDHPNPSTACAVQAGLGISETLCPSLDISAACSGFLYGLDLATRYVLTGARNVLLISAEIRSRFTDPKDPATFPIFGDGAGAAVIGPVETGKGVKGIRLLADGRGYYSVHIPAGGSRNPTRQETLERREHFIRMENGEKIFFEVVEGMSAYTQEFLKTLNCELSDLDFLVPHQANLHILKEVARRLTLPLEKVLMTIQSTGNTSSASIPICLSHYWEQGILQPGHTVCLVAAGAGHTGGLALVRF